The Methanothermobacter sp. genomic sequence ATGAGTGCTTCATGAAGTGCGGTGAAACCATACCAGAGGAAACAGTGAAACTGGTCAGAGGATCTGATGCAACACTCTTTGGTGCAGTTACAACCGTACCCGGCCAGAAGAGTGCCATAATCACATTGAGGCGTGAGCTTGATCTTTTTGCGAATTTGAGGCCTGTGAAGTCCCTACCGGGTGTCCCGTGCCTCTACCCTGACCTTGACTTTGTCATAGTGAGGGAGAACACAGAGGACCTCTATGTGGGTGATGAAGAATTCAC encodes the following:
- a CDS encoding isocitrate/isopropylmalate family dehydrogenase, whose product is MYRITVIPGDGIGKEVMEAALHVLGGLDLELKFVYAEAGNECFMKCGETIPEETVKLVRGSDATLFGAVTTVPGQKSAIITLRRELDLFANLRPVKSLPGVPCLYPDLDFVIVRENTEDLYVGDEEFT